In Aedes albopictus strain Foshan chromosome 3, AalbF5, whole genome shotgun sequence, the following are encoded in one genomic region:
- the LOC109398796 gene encoding protein CLEC16A homolog isoform X2: MFRSRSWFGGGWNRPKNRLSLDHLKYLYSVLERNTTVSESNRGLLVESLRCIAEILIWGDQNDSSVFDFFLEKNMLSYFLHIMRQKSGGSSFVCVQLLQTLNILFENIRNETSLYYLLSNNLVNSIIVHKFDFSDEDVMGYYILFLKTLSLKLNTHTIHFFYNEHTNDFPLYTEAIKFFNHPESMVRIAVRTITLNVYRVQNPNMLQFIRDKTAAPYFSNLVWFIGKHILELDSCVRNDIDHQSQHRLANLVAEHLDHLHYLNDILCLDIPDLNAVLTEHLLHKLLVPLYIFSLTPSPPISMAVVTRNLAAVLNKVVDIDIKEMNNPRVSSVVALFLLSLVFLVITHRPLINALTWVILNADHTVFKEGAAQILNSYIENREVVALGFGQPVESLEEALESSAASSSSYNYDQNVEEGNSSSSTSTNHDQQISDSPSPPTLSDEIEKVNITDEEKEKLLLNAYRTPETNRPFLDMVLSSLDCAENDYLALLALCLLYALANNKGVNAEWLEIVLNRSSPSGCSKYNVILIEKLLQIITLSSQPSCRIRLVTIDLTLKLLSQIIGVGTSNVNINDLHKQTIMSARNQSMTVLRNFYKSEDIFLDLFEDEYNEMVKSVLNVEFLCNDSTILLPPTGTPLTGIGFTRRLPCGEVEKARRAIRVFFLLRRMCQSINGEKELLLPLTNPNQCVQIDNALDLNNSDLIACTVVMRDGTKYRRFLVMHILQLILVEPDSKRLGWGVAKFVGFLQDVEVNGDKEDSRSLHLTIHRGGATNNRTPILSAKFMFDDHIRCMAAKQRLTKGRSKARQKKMFQIAQLLEIPGQLNDAQFPSSGSSSSSSVGGMSRPNSGRQPREHRPLFSTANRVPGVASALRRDSMPSGSVSRVQLNASRSIDGDSTGARRKSANPVAAAARRESSQPIAVSTVKSRETSRNRSGGTPRSRESSPRVPRPRSEEIPLEDFRRSQNASPVSRNSSNAPSRSHTPSRLMLLEPVVMGAVVASASGQHAGGSNGNGSSTISTKDATVPTVVTVNTSSTTITIPVELSPTSEETSFIANEERQKKRGAIETV, translated from the exons ATGTTTCGCAGTCGGAGCTGGTTCGGAGGGGGCTGGAATCGTCCGAAAAATCGCCTCTCGCTGGATCACCTGAAGTATTTGTACAGTGTGCTGGAACGGAACACCACCGTGTCGGAAAGTAACCGCGGCCTGCTGGTGGAGTCCCTTCGTTGCATTGCCGAGATCCTGATCTGGGGCGATCAGAATGATTCATCCGTGTTCGA TTTCTTTCTAGAGAAAAATATGCTGTCGTATTTCCTGCACATAATGCGCCAAAAAAGCGGAGGCTCCAGCTTTGTTTGTGTCCAGCTGCTGCAAACATTGAACATTCTGTTTGAAAACATTCGAAACGAAACGTCCCTTT ATTACCTCCTTAGCAACAACCTAGTAAACTCCATAATCGTCCATAAGTTCGACTTTTCCGACGAAGATGTGATGGGTTACTACATACTGTTCCTCAAGACGCTGAGTCTGAAGCTGAACACGCACACGATACACTTCTTCTACAACGAGCATACGAACGACTTCCCGCTCTACACCGAAGCAATCAAGTTCTTCAACCATCCGGAATCCATGGTTCGTATCGCAGTGCGCACCATCACGTTGAACGTGTACCGTGTGCAAAATCCGAACATGCTGCAGTTTATCCGGGATAAAACCGCCGCCCCTTACTTCAGTAATTTGGTTTGGTTCATTGGGAAGCATATACTGGAGTTGGATTCATGCGTGCGGAATGATATCGA CCATCAATCGCAGCATCGCTTGGCAAATCTAGTTGCAGAGCATCTGGATCACCTGCACTATCTGAATGATATTCTTTGTCTGGATATACCGGACCTCAACGCAGTGCTCACCGAGCATTTACTTCACAAACTTTTGGTCCCGTTGTACATATTTTCGTTAACTCCGTCACCACCTATTTCGATGGCTGTGGTAACCAGGAATCTGGCTGCTGTGCTAAACAAAGTGGTCGATATCGACATCAAAGAGATGAATAACCCACGGGTGTCCAGCGTGGTAGCATTGTTCTTACTGTCGCTTGTGTTTTTGGTGATAACTCATAGACCGCTCATCAATGCTTTGACCTGGGTGATCCTGAATGCCGACCACACGGTGTTCAAAGAAGGTGCAGCTCAGATTCTCAATTCGTACATTGAAAATCGTGAAGTTGTTGCTCTGGGATTTGGGCAGCCTGTCGAAAGTTTGGAAGAAGCGCTGGAAAGCTCTGCAGCATCATCCAGTTCCTACAACTACGATCAAAATGTGGAAGAaggaaacagcagcagcagtacgtCAACTAATCATGACCAACAGATATCAG attcaccaagtcctccgacaCTATCGGACGAAATCGAAAAGGTCAACATTACCGACGAAGAGAAGGAAAAGCTATTGCTCAACGCATATCGTACACCAGAAACCAATCGACCTTTCCTGGATATGGTGCTTTCATCCCTGGACTGTGCTGAGAACGACTATCTGGCTCTACTGGCCCTGTGTCTACTGTACGCATTGGCCAACAACAAAG GGGTCAATGCAGAGTGGCTGGAAATAGTGTTGAATCGTTCGTCACCGTCCGGATGCTCCAAGTACAACGTCATACTTATTGAAAAACTTCTACAAATCATCACGCTTTCCAGTCAGCCAT CTTGTCGCATCCGATTGGTTACGATTGACCTAACGTTGAAATTGCTATCGCAAATCATCGGTGTTGGTACCAGCAACGTCAACATCAACGATCTGCATAAGCAAACCATTATGTCAGCCCGCAATCAAAGCATGACCGTgttgaggaatttctacaaatcGGAAGACATCTTTCTGGATTTGTTCGAGGACGA GTACAACGAAATGGTGAAGTCTGTCTTGAACGTTGAATTTCTGTGCAACGATTCTACCATTCTGCTACCACCGACGGGGACGCCCTTGACGGGGATAGGATTTACCAGACGACTGCCCTGCGGTGAAGTGGAAAAGGCACGCCGTGCCATCCGTGTGTTCTTCTTGCTTCGACGAATGTGTCAAAGCATTAACGGCGAGAAGGAACTGCTGTTGCCTCTGACGAATCCCAATCAGTGCGTGCAGATCGACAATGCTCTGGATTTGA ATAACAGCGACTTGATAGCCTGTACTGTGGTGATGCGTGACGGAACCAAGTACCGTCGATTTTTAGTTATGCATATCCTCCAGCTTATCCTGGTGGAGCCCGACAGTAAACGGTTGGGATGGGGAGTGGCCAAGTtcgttggatttctccaggacgtAGAGGTGAACGGCGATAAGGAAGATTCCAGAAGTCTACATCTGACCATCCACAGGGGTGGCGCCACCAACAACCGCACCCCAATATTGTCCGCCAAATTTATGTTCGACGATCATATTCGATGCATGGCGGCAAAGCAGAGACTCACCAAAGGCCGCAGCAAGGCACGGCAGAAGAAAATGTTCCAGATTGCACAGCTGTTGGAGATACCTGGCCAGCTGAATGACGCCCAGTTCCCTTCATCGGGATCATCGAGCTCTTCAAGTGTCGGTGGTATGTCCAGACCAAACAGCGGAAGGCAACCAAGGGAACATCGTCCGTTGTTTTCTACAGCGAATCGAGTTCCGGGTGTCGCTTCCGCTTTGCGGCGAGACAGCATGCCTTCGGGAAGCGTTAGCAGAGTGCAGCTCAACGCGAGTCGTTCAATAGATGG CGACTCCACGGGAGCCCGCCGGAAAAGTGCCAACCCTGTTGCGGCCGCCGCTCGTCGGGAATCCAGTCAGCCGATAGCGGTAAGCACGGTTAAATCGCGTGAGACCTCTCGCAACCGGTCAGGCGGAACTCCCCGATCACGGGAATCCAGTCCTCGCGTACCGAGACCTCGATCGGAGGAGATACCGCTGGAAGACTTTCGTCGTTCGCAGAACGCAAGTCCCGTTTCGCGGAACTCCTCAAATGCCCCATCCCGGTCGCATACCCCTTCTCGATTGATGCTTCTCGAACCAGTGGTGATGGGGGCAGTCGTTGCAAGCGCTAGCGGTCAACACGCAGGTGGTAGTAATGGTAATGGCTCCAGCACCATCTCGACGAAAGACGCCACCGTTCCAACGGTAGTCACCGTGAACACCAGCTCTACCACAATAACCATTCCCGTAGAGCTGAGCCCC
- the LOC109398796 gene encoding protein CLEC16A homolog isoform X1, with product MFRSRSWFGGGWNRPKNRLSLDHLKYLYSVLERNTTVSESNRGLLVESLRCIAEILIWGDQNDSSVFDFFLEKNMLSYFLHIMRQKSGGSSFVCVQLLQTLNILFENIRNETSLYYLLSNNLVNSIIVHKFDFSDEDVMGYYILFLKTLSLKLNTHTIHFFYNEHTNDFPLYTEAIKFFNHPESMVRIAVRTITLNVYRVQNPNMLQFIRDKTAAPYFSNLVWFIGKHILELDSCVRNDIEKLLNFSHQSQHRLANLVAEHLDHLHYLNDILCLDIPDLNAVLTEHLLHKLLVPLYIFSLTPSPPISMAVVTRNLAAVLNKVVDIDIKEMNNPRVSSVVALFLLSLVFLVITHRPLINALTWVILNADHTVFKEGAAQILNSYIENREVVALGFGQPVESLEEALESSAASSSSYNYDQNVEEGNSSSSTSTNHDQQISDSPSPPTLSDEIEKVNITDEEKEKLLLNAYRTPETNRPFLDMVLSSLDCAENDYLALLALCLLYALANNKGVNAEWLEIVLNRSSPSGCSKYNVILIEKLLQIITLSSQPSCRIRLVTIDLTLKLLSQIIGVGTSNVNINDLHKQTIMSARNQSMTVLRNFYKSEDIFLDLFEDEYNEMVKSVLNVEFLCNDSTILLPPTGTPLTGIGFTRRLPCGEVEKARRAIRVFFLLRRMCQSINGEKELLLPLTNPNQCVQIDNALDLNNSDLIACTVVMRDGTKYRRFLVMHILQLILVEPDSKRLGWGVAKFVGFLQDVEVNGDKEDSRSLHLTIHRGGATNNRTPILSAKFMFDDHIRCMAAKQRLTKGRSKARQKKMFQIAQLLEIPGQLNDAQFPSSGSSSSSSVGGMSRPNSGRQPREHRPLFSTANRVPGVASALRRDSMPSGSVSRVQLNASRSIDGDSTGARRKSANPVAAAARRESSQPIAVSTVKSRETSRNRSGGTPRSRESSPRVPRPRSEEIPLEDFRRSQNASPVSRNSSNAPSRSHTPSRLMLLEPVVMGAVVASASGQHAGGSNGNGSSTISTKDATVPTVVTVNTSSTTITIPVELSPTSEETSFIANEERQKKRGAIETV from the exons ATGTTTCGCAGTCGGAGCTGGTTCGGAGGGGGCTGGAATCGTCCGAAAAATCGCCTCTCGCTGGATCACCTGAAGTATTTGTACAGTGTGCTGGAACGGAACACCACCGTGTCGGAAAGTAACCGCGGCCTGCTGGTGGAGTCCCTTCGTTGCATTGCCGAGATCCTGATCTGGGGCGATCAGAATGATTCATCCGTGTTCGA TTTCTTTCTAGAGAAAAATATGCTGTCGTATTTCCTGCACATAATGCGCCAAAAAAGCGGAGGCTCCAGCTTTGTTTGTGTCCAGCTGCTGCAAACATTGAACATTCTGTTTGAAAACATTCGAAACGAAACGTCCCTTT ATTACCTCCTTAGCAACAACCTAGTAAACTCCATAATCGTCCATAAGTTCGACTTTTCCGACGAAGATGTGATGGGTTACTACATACTGTTCCTCAAGACGCTGAGTCTGAAGCTGAACACGCACACGATACACTTCTTCTACAACGAGCATACGAACGACTTCCCGCTCTACACCGAAGCAATCAAGTTCTTCAACCATCCGGAATCCATGGTTCGTATCGCAGTGCGCACCATCACGTTGAACGTGTACCGTGTGCAAAATCCGAACATGCTGCAGTTTATCCGGGATAAAACCGCCGCCCCTTACTTCAGTAATTTGGTTTGGTTCATTGGGAAGCATATACTGGAGTTGGATTCATGCGTGCGGAATGATATCGA AAAATTGTTGAATTTCAGCCATCAATCGCAGCATCGCTTGGCAAATCTAGTTGCAGAGCATCTGGATCACCTGCACTATCTGAATGATATTCTTTGTCTGGATATACCGGACCTCAACGCAGTGCTCACCGAGCATTTACTTCACAAACTTTTGGTCCCGTTGTACATATTTTCGTTAACTCCGTCACCACCTATTTCGATGGCTGTGGTAACCAGGAATCTGGCTGCTGTGCTAAACAAAGTGGTCGATATCGACATCAAAGAGATGAATAACCCACGGGTGTCCAGCGTGGTAGCATTGTTCTTACTGTCGCTTGTGTTTTTGGTGATAACTCATAGACCGCTCATCAATGCTTTGACCTGGGTGATCCTGAATGCCGACCACACGGTGTTCAAAGAAGGTGCAGCTCAGATTCTCAATTCGTACATTGAAAATCGTGAAGTTGTTGCTCTGGGATTTGGGCAGCCTGTCGAAAGTTTGGAAGAAGCGCTGGAAAGCTCTGCAGCATCATCCAGTTCCTACAACTACGATCAAAATGTGGAAGAaggaaacagcagcagcagtacgtCAACTAATCATGACCAACAGATATCAG attcaccaagtcctccgacaCTATCGGACGAAATCGAAAAGGTCAACATTACCGACGAAGAGAAGGAAAAGCTATTGCTCAACGCATATCGTACACCAGAAACCAATCGACCTTTCCTGGATATGGTGCTTTCATCCCTGGACTGTGCTGAGAACGACTATCTGGCTCTACTGGCCCTGTGTCTACTGTACGCATTGGCCAACAACAAAG GGGTCAATGCAGAGTGGCTGGAAATAGTGTTGAATCGTTCGTCACCGTCCGGATGCTCCAAGTACAACGTCATACTTATTGAAAAACTTCTACAAATCATCACGCTTTCCAGTCAGCCAT CTTGTCGCATCCGATTGGTTACGATTGACCTAACGTTGAAATTGCTATCGCAAATCATCGGTGTTGGTACCAGCAACGTCAACATCAACGATCTGCATAAGCAAACCATTATGTCAGCCCGCAATCAAAGCATGACCGTgttgaggaatttctacaaatcGGAAGACATCTTTCTGGATTTGTTCGAGGACGA GTACAACGAAATGGTGAAGTCTGTCTTGAACGTTGAATTTCTGTGCAACGATTCTACCATTCTGCTACCACCGACGGGGACGCCCTTGACGGGGATAGGATTTACCAGACGACTGCCCTGCGGTGAAGTGGAAAAGGCACGCCGTGCCATCCGTGTGTTCTTCTTGCTTCGACGAATGTGTCAAAGCATTAACGGCGAGAAGGAACTGCTGTTGCCTCTGACGAATCCCAATCAGTGCGTGCAGATCGACAATGCTCTGGATTTGA ATAACAGCGACTTGATAGCCTGTACTGTGGTGATGCGTGACGGAACCAAGTACCGTCGATTTTTAGTTATGCATATCCTCCAGCTTATCCTGGTGGAGCCCGACAGTAAACGGTTGGGATGGGGAGTGGCCAAGTtcgttggatttctccaggacgtAGAGGTGAACGGCGATAAGGAAGATTCCAGAAGTCTACATCTGACCATCCACAGGGGTGGCGCCACCAACAACCGCACCCCAATATTGTCCGCCAAATTTATGTTCGACGATCATATTCGATGCATGGCGGCAAAGCAGAGACTCACCAAAGGCCGCAGCAAGGCACGGCAGAAGAAAATGTTCCAGATTGCACAGCTGTTGGAGATACCTGGCCAGCTGAATGACGCCCAGTTCCCTTCATCGGGATCATCGAGCTCTTCAAGTGTCGGTGGTATGTCCAGACCAAACAGCGGAAGGCAACCAAGGGAACATCGTCCGTTGTTTTCTACAGCGAATCGAGTTCCGGGTGTCGCTTCCGCTTTGCGGCGAGACAGCATGCCTTCGGGAAGCGTTAGCAGAGTGCAGCTCAACGCGAGTCGTTCAATAGATGG CGACTCCACGGGAGCCCGCCGGAAAAGTGCCAACCCTGTTGCGGCCGCCGCTCGTCGGGAATCCAGTCAGCCGATAGCGGTAAGCACGGTTAAATCGCGTGAGACCTCTCGCAACCGGTCAGGCGGAACTCCCCGATCACGGGAATCCAGTCCTCGCGTACCGAGACCTCGATCGGAGGAGATACCGCTGGAAGACTTTCGTCGTTCGCAGAACGCAAGTCCCGTTTCGCGGAACTCCTCAAATGCCCCATCCCGGTCGCATACCCCTTCTCGATTGATGCTTCTCGAACCAGTGGTGATGGGGGCAGTCGTTGCAAGCGCTAGCGGTCAACACGCAGGTGGTAGTAATGGTAATGGCTCCAGCACCATCTCGACGAAAGACGCCACCGTTCCAACGGTAGTCACCGTGAACACCAGCTCTACCACAATAACCATTCCCGTAGAGCTGAGCCCC